In Prochlorococcus marinus str. GP2, the genomic window AAGGAGTAGTTTGGATGGGGAGAATTCTTAACAATATTTTTAGAATTTTTTTTGTAAGCGGTATCGCAAAAAATCTCCTCATATTATGTTTCTTTAAAAGTGTAATTATGGCATCATCAATTGAAATGAATTTCTGACCCAGCACAAATTTTCTAAAGCCTTTGTACTGCTCTTCTTTATGATTTTTAATTAGAAACCCGCAAATCTGGGCGATATCATTTGCATGTATAAAATGAAATTTAGAATCTAGTTTTAAAAATCTAGCTATCCAAAGCCATTTCCCAATTTCTTTCAATCCACTAGTTAAATAGCTCGCAGGATATTTACTTTTTTTTCCAAGATTTCCTCCAAAAACCAAGGTAGGGAAAACAGCGTATGTTTTTTCTGCAAATGAGCTTTCTTTAAGTCTCTGGAAACATTCATATTTTGTTTGAATGTATTCTGTTCCATAGATCAATGATTCCCTCATTAATTCTGTTTGGGTATCAAGAATACTAGCTGTTGAAAAATAAATAATCTTTTCTAACTTTTCAATATCAAGCATTTCAAGTAATTCTTCAAAAGCTTTAATATTTA contains:
- a CDS encoding NAD-dependent epimerase/dehydratase family protein: MAYKKLLITGANGCVGQYLVDWFLKNTKFRLYLMVRDKSKLPISVQENKKVKLMVCDIRESNSYKKEISQINYLIHTATAWGDPKRAYEVNIKAFEELLEMLDIEKLEKIIYFSTASILDTQTELMRESLIYGTEYIQTKYECFQRLKESSFAEKTYAVFPTLVFGGNLGKKSKYPASYLTSGLKEIGKWLWIARFLKLDSKFHFIHANDIAQICGFLIKNHKEEQYKGFRKFVLGQKFISIDDAIITLLKKHNMRRFFAIPLTKKILKILLRILPIQTTPWDSFSIKKYDFNHVPITNPETFKLKSYAKSLNDILRLSKLPSCNNN